Below is a window of Halomicrobium mukohataei DSM 12286 DNA.
TCGCGCAGGCCCACGAGGAGGCCGGCGCGTTCTCGCTCGTCCTCGAACACGTCCCCGCCAACCTCGGTGCGGCGGTCACGGACGCGCTCGACATTCCGACGATCGGCATCGGTGCCGGCCCCGACTGCGACGGCCAGGTCCTGACCGTCGACGAGGTGATCGGCCTCTCTGAGGACGTGGCTCCCTTCTCGAAGCGCTTTGGCGACGTGCGCGAGGAGATGGCCTCCGCGATCGAGGGGTACGTCGACGCCGTCGAAGACGGCACCTTCCCGGCCGACGAACACAGCTACGTCGAGGACGAACTGGACGACCTCTACTGATCGCGGGCCTGAAAGATTGAATACGCTGCACGGAAACGCTAGAACGTGTCAGAAGACGATCCCGGCCCCGAACGAAACTAGCAAGTAAGACAATTCGTTTTCTGGACTGTGGTCGCGATTGTCGTCGGATTCGTGCTACTCTTTGTCATCCCGAAACTGATCTAATTGTGTCCTGTCACCGTCGACTGCCCGCCACACGAAATGGTCACATGCTCCCTGCCGAAATCAGTACGTTCTGGCCAGGTGAAAGATCCGCCACTCACTGAGCAGTAGCCAGGGCTGTTTCGACGACCGAAGCGGCGTCACGGCGATGGTGTGGGTTCGATATCGCGGAGAAACGTTGCGACGGCGTCGTTGAATCGTACGGGTCGTTCGACCATCGCGAGGTGTGCCGCGTCGGGAACCGTCTCGCACCTTCCTCGCGGAATCTCCTCCGCGAGGGTCTCGTGGTAGGACGGCGGCGTGAGTCGATCGTGTTCGCCACACAGCGCCAGCGTCGGCACGTCCACGGTGTCGAGTCGGTCTCGCACGTCGAATCGATGGCAGGTCTCGAAGTCTCGCCGTGTCACCGACTGTCCGACGGCACGCATCGTCTCGATGGAGTGCTCGCGCGCACGCTCTGGCGGGTCGTGGAAAAGCATGTCCTCGCCGTGCAGGAACGAGACGGCGGCCTCGAAGTCGGCCGCCAGATCGTCTCGGAGCGTCTGGACGACTGGGAGCTTCGCGCCGCTGCCGGCGAGGACGAGCCCGTCGAGCGGGACGGCGCGCCGCAGGACCGTCGCCAGTGCGACCGCACCGCCGAGCGAGTTGCCGAC
It encodes the following:
- a CDS encoding alpha/beta fold hydrolase, which encodes METVEHHGRTTAYRSVTGEGESATVLYVHGSASTHALWSQQYAPSGPASSAAALDLSGHGASEDIDTAPGEATLTSYVDDVVAVAEATDATVLVGNSLGGAVALATVLRRAVPLDGLVLAGSGAKLPVVQTLRDDLAADFEAAVSFLHGEDMLFHDPPERAREHSIETMRAVGQSVTRRDFETCHRFDVRDRLDTVDVPTLALCGEHDRLTPPSYHETLAEEIPRGRCETVPDAAHLAMVERPVRFNDAVATFLRDIEPTPSP